The proteins below are encoded in one region of Opisthocomus hoazin isolate bOpiHoa1 chromosome 26, bOpiHoa1.hap1, whole genome shotgun sequence:
- the ARHGAP23 gene encoding rho GTPase-activating protein 23 isoform X2, producing the protein MHGIAFCLVGIPPPAPAPTSGRRDGASPNANAPPEGPFPWVGPKTVVLRKSSQGGFGFTLRHFIVYPPESAVHSSTKEEENGNQAGPPRSRLEPMDTIFVKSVREDGPAHQAGLRTGDRLVKVNGESIIGKTYSQVIALIQNSDDALELSIMPKDEDILQLAYSQDAYLKGNEPYCGGAQSIPEPPPICYPRKTYPFQARGTEPSPGQPPDPRAHRPTAAGPSSPLGTAALASARSETGGSPAHRPDQQQPGGPPPRPTAPHGHPGSFSRTGCPSNVASSLPDRYGIPSATSSCYGVPKHLPEHRTHCGFKEGGGGLAGAGRTPREAAGSQRPPGRQECQQALSRWFCSQEPRRSVSEERRRAMPPRYRSVSQDRLGGSAAAPRGWPHSASHDTLLQPPREGWAPRARSDHYLGRYGRSMEALEPGALLSPRLDRSAWPPERLCRATVTAAAQPVPHGSFAPSSSSSSSSSREPAPVQKHPSQPNLPSVDDSGYIGYRSYSPSFQRRTGLLHALSFREPAFGGLPTFSISQRAAAPLPDRVVPAVPLPTVTPLIPSAPREPRPESSRVPEQPEERREEVVLRQKPPTGRKMPPPLRQMNFVFPEGVKDTGVCDPPPAGGKGDRPAAERPGQRMAPLAAPEDSLASIPFIDEPTSPSIDLKAKHIPASSVVSSAMNSAPAVATSPSSPTFAFALSRHYSQDCSSIKAGRRSSYLLAITTERSKSCDDGLNAFRDEGKILRMPSRVPSLRMLRSFFTDGSLDSLGTAEDARSKRHSTSDLSDVPFSAVRKEGWLHCKQILTKKGKKVGGGIRQWKRVFAVLRTHSLYLGKDRREAVTCAPAPGEEEPPISIRACLVDISYSETKRKHVFRLTTADFCEYLFQAEDREDMLAWIKVIRENSKAEGEDPGFASQALINKKLNDYRKVSPAGAKPDSSPKGSRGLGIRAEFLKPTGTSAPRSPRQDAAVTKDESSSQKAPWGINIMKKNKKSVPRAFGVRLEDCQPAPDNKNVPLIVEACCKVVEDRGLEYMGIYRVPGNNAVVSSLQEQLNKGATEINLQDERWQDLNVISSLLKSFFRKLPEPLFTDDKYNDFIEANRIEDASERMRTLRKLIRDLPGHYYETLKFLVGHLKTIADHSEKNKMEPRNLALVFGPTLVRTSEDNMTDMVTHMPDRYKIVETLIQHSDWFFSDKEDKGEKTPVEEKEAQSVPNIEYLLPNIGRTAAPGDAAGSTRSGSAKPKGTWPSRKAPPHRELLAVPFVSAAARKRRKKREAEGVGSSTDDDAERRDTLAREQEDEGTTATLPAPGKAPRGTGAEPAAPSPAGMERESTLERGGAGSEPAPDTRSIVSGYSTLSTMDRSLCSEVQSVAGSRGEEADDERSELSHMETDTESREGARPRPGQAAGGTGDEDKDPPGRPSFNSHRLIQCDTLARRKLGRPRPAGETPAPTGEDQGWAPPGRPSLREQLRQRLRTSADDMGVRLRRAHSPETRRKKSSWRRHTVGVPGGLKDLNFNEWKEPRGLEVSPGPCHDKDSGLSSLESTKARPPAPTPAQPGAAGEMPGTKSPPGSPPAPLRFPQCL; encoded by the exons CCGACGTCGGGCCGGAGAGATGGGGCATCCCCCAACGCCAACGCACCCCCGGAGGGGCCCTTCCCCTGGGTGGGCCCGAAGACGGTGGTGCTGCGGAAGAGCTCGCAGGGGGGGTTCGGCTTCACCCTCCGCCACTTCATCGTCTACCCCCCGGAGTCGGCGGTGCACTCCAGCACCAAG gaggaggagaatgggaaCCAAGCAG GTCCCCCCCGGAGCCGCCTGGAGCCCATGGACACCATCTTCGTGAAGAGCGTGCGGGAGGACGGGCCGGCGCACCAGGCTGGGCTCCGCACCG GGGACCGGCTGGTCAAGGTGAACGGGGAGAGCATCATCGGGAAAACCTACTCGCAGGTCATCGCTCTGATCCAGAACAG TGACGACGCGCTGGAGCTCTCCATCATGCCCAAGGACGAGGACATCCTCCAGCTG GCGTATTCGCAGGACGCTTACCTGAAGGGCAACGAGCCGTACTGCGGCGGGGCGCAGAGCATCCCCGAGCCCCCTCCCATCTGCTACCCGCGGAAGACGTACCCCTTCCAGGCGCGGGGCACCGAGCCCTCCCCGGGCCAGCCGCCGGACCCCCGCGCCCACCGCCCCACCGCCGCGGGCCCCTCGTCCCCGCTCGGCACGGCCGCGCTCGCCAGCGCCCGCAGCGAGACGGGCGGCAGCCCCGCACATCGCCCCgaccagcagcagcctgggggtCCCCCCCCGCGCCCCACCGCACCCCACGGGCACCCCGGCTCCTTCTCCCGCACCGGCTGCCCCAGCAACGTCGCATCCTCTCTGCCCGACCGCTACGGGATTCCCTCGGCCACCTCGTCCTGCTACGGGGTCCCCAAGCACCTCCCGGAGCACCGGACTCACTGCGGCTTCaaggagggcggcggggggctggcgggggccggcCGGACCCCCCGGGAGGCAGCGGGCAGCCAGCGGCCGCCGGGCCGGCAGGAGTGCCAGCAGGCTCTGTCGCGCTGGTTTTGCAGCCAGGAACCGCGACGGAGCGTCTCGGAGGAGCGACGCCGCGCCATGCCGCCCCGATACCGCAGCGTGTCCCAGGACCGgctggggggctcggcggcggccccCCGGGGCTGGCCCCACAGCGCATCGCACGacaccctgctgcagcccccccgcGAGGGCTGGGCACCCCGCGCCCGCTCCGACCACTACCTGGGCCGGTACGGGCGCTCGATGGAGGCACTGGAGCCCGGCGCCCTGCTCTCGCCTCGCCTCGACCGCTCCGCGTGGCCACCCGAGAGGCTCTGCCGGGCCACCGTcaccgccgccgcgcagcccgtCCCGCACGGCTCCTTcgcgccttcctcctcctcctcctcctcctcctcgcgggAGCCGGCGCCCGTGCAGAAGCACCCGTCGCAGCCCAACCTCCCGAGCGTGGACGATTCGGGCTACATCGGCTACCGGAGCTACAGCCCGTCCTTCCAGCGTCGCACCGGGCTGCTGCACGCCCTCTCCTTCCGCGAACCGGCTTTCGGGGGCCTGCCCACCTTCAGCATCTCGCAGcgggcggccgccccgctcccggacAGGGTGGTCCCCGCGGTCCCGCTGCCCACCGTCACCCCGCTGATCCCTTCTGCACCCAGGGAGCCACGGCCGGAGAGCAGCCGGGTGCCCGAGCAGCCGGAGGAGCGGAGGGAAGAGGTGGTTTTGCGGCAGAAGCCGCCCACGGGCCGCAAGATGCCACCCCCCCTGCGGCAGATGAACTTTGTCTTCCCCGAGGGGGTGAAGGACACGGGCGTTTGTGACCCCCCACCGGCCGGCGGCAAAGGGGACAGGCCGGCGGCCGAGCGGCCGGGCCAGCGCATGGCTCCCTTGGCAGCCCCTGAGGACTCGCTGGCGTCCATCCCCTTCATCG ATGAacccaccagccccagcatcgACCTGAAGGCGAAGCACATCCCCGCCTCCTCGGTGGTCTCCAGCGCCATGAACTCGGCGCCCGCCGTCGCCACCAGCCCCTCCTCGCCCACCTTCGCCTTCGCCCTGAGCCGGCACTACTCCCAGGACTGCA GCAGCATCAAGGCCGGGCGCCGCTCGTCCTACCTCCTGGCCATCACCACCGAGCGCTCCAAGTCCTGCGACGACGGTCTGAACGCGTTTCGGGACGAGGGGAAGATCCTAAG GATGCCCAGCCGGGTCCCCAGCCTCCGCATGCTGAGGAGCTTCTTCACCGATGGG TCCCTGGACAGCCTCGGCACAGCCGAAGACGCCCGCTCCAAAAGACACTCAACCTCCGACCTCTCGGACGTCCCGTTCAGCGCCGTGAGGAAGGAGGGCTGGCTCCACTGCAAGCAGATCCTCACCAAAAAGGGGAAG AAGGTCGGTGGAGGCATCCGGCAGTGGAAGCGCGTCTTCGCCGTGCTGCGCACCCACTCGCTGTACCTGGGCAAGGACAGGCGGGAGGCGGTGACCTGCGCCCCGGCCCCAGGTGAGGAGGAGCCGCCGATCAGCATCCGAGCGTGCCTGGTGGACATCTCCTACAGCGAGACCAAGAGGAAGCACGTCTTCCGCCTGACGACCGCTGACTTCTGTGAATATCTCTTTCAGGCAGAGGATCGGGAAGACATGCTGGCCTGGATCAAAGTCATCAGGGAGAACAGCAAGGCCGAGGGCGAG GACCCCGGTTTTGCCAGCCAAGCGCTTATCAACAAGAAGTTAAACGACTACCGGAAAGTGAG cccagcgGGCGCCAAGCCCGATTCCTCGCCCAAGGGCTCTCGTGGGCTGGGGATCCGAGCCGAGTTCCTGAAGCCGACAGGAACCAGCGCACCCCGGTCCCCGAGGCAGGATGCGGCTGTCACGAAAG ATGAGAGCAGCTCCCAAAAAGCCCCGTGGGGCATCAACAtcatgaaaaagaacaagaaatctGTGCCCAGGGCCTTCGGTGTGAGGCTGGAGGACTGCCAGCCCGCCCCGGACAACAAG AACGTCCCCCTGATCGTCGAAGCCTGCTGCAAGGTGGTGGAGGACCGAGGGCTGGAGTACATGGGCATCTACCGCGTGCCCGGGAACAACGCGGTGGTGTCCAGCCTGCAGGAGCAGCTCAACAAGGGAGCCACCGAGATCAACCTGCAGGACGAG CGGTGGCAGGACCTGAACGTCATCAGCAGCCTGTTGAAATCCTTCTTCCGAAAGCTGCCCGAGCCGCTCTTCACCGACG ATAAGTACAATGACTTCATCGAGGCCAACCGGATAGAGGACGCCAGCGAGAGGATGAGGACGCTGCGGAAGCTG ATCCGGGACCTGCCAGGTCATTACTACGAGACGCTCAAGTTCCTGGTGGGTCACCTGAAGACCATCGCTGACCACTCGGAGAAGAACAAG ATGGAGCCCCGAAACCTGGCCCTGGTGTTCGGCCCCACGCTGGTGCGGACGTCCGAGGACAACATGACCGACATGGTGACACACATGCCCGACCGCTACAAGATCGTGGAGACCCTCATCCAGCAC TCGGACTGGTTCTTCAGCGACAAGGAGGACAAGGGCGAGAAG ACCCCCGTGGAGGAGAAGGAGGCTCAGTCCGTGCCCAACATCGAGTACCTGCTCCCCAACATCGGCAGGACCGCGGCGCCCGGCGATGCCGCAG gCTCAACCCGCAGCGGCTCCGCCAAACCAAAG GGCACGTGGCCGTCGCGGAAGGCGCCGCCGCACCGGGAGCTCCTCGCCGTCCCCTTCGTCTCGGCCGCTGCCcgcaagaggaggaagaagagagaggcCGAGGGTGTCGGGAGCAGCACCGACGACGACGCGGAGCGCAGGGACACCCTGGCTCGGGAGCAGGAGGATGAGGGGACCACGGCCACCCTGCCAGCACCCGGCAAAGCCCCCCGCGGCACCGGTGCCgagccggcagcccccagcccggctgggatgGAGCGGGAGAGCACCCTGGAGCGCGGGGGTGCTGGGTCGGAGCCGGCGCCGGACACCCGCTCCATCGTGTCGGGCTACTCCACCCTGTCCACCATGGACCGCAGCTTGTGCTCCGAGGTGCAGTCGGTGGCCGGGAGCCGCGGGGAGGAGGCGGACGACGAGCGCAGCGAGCTCAGCCACATGGAGACGGACACGGAGAGCCGGGAgggtgcccggccccggccggggcAGGCGGCCGGGGGGACTGGGGACGAGGACAAGgacccccccggccgcccctcctTCAACTCCCACCGCCTCATCCAGTGCGACACGTTGGCCCGCAGGAAGCTGGGACGGCCCCGGCCGGCCGGCGAGACCCCGGCACCCACCGGCGAGGACCAGGGCTGGGCCCCCCCCGGGCGACCCTCCCTGCGGGAGCAGCTCCGGCAGCGCCTGCGAACCTCTGCCGACGACATGGGGGTCCGCCTGCGCCGAGCCCACTCCCCCGAGACCCGCCGCAAGAAGAGCAGCTGGCGTCGGCACACCGTGGGGGTGCCCGGCGGGCTCAAGGACCTCAACTTCAACGAGTGGAAGGAGCCGCGGGGGCTGGAGGTGTCCCCGGGACCCTGTCACGACAAGGACTCGGGGCTCAGCAGCCTGGAGTCCACCAAAGCCCGGCCGCCAGCACccaccccggcacagcccggcgctgccggcgAGATGCCGGGCACcaagagccccccgggcagccccccggccccgctgcgctTCCCCCAGTGTCTCTGA